A part of Haliotis asinina isolate JCU_RB_2024 chromosome 10, JCU_Hal_asi_v2, whole genome shotgun sequence genomic DNA contains:
- the LOC137298249 gene encoding uncharacterized protein isoform X1, whose protein sequence is MLDCCATACGLPKPRFCPWKRMMSRRLPSQDSFDDDLGSGSNTAAESRRGTASPALPTAESMVQKLSQTLSKLRVSEDYLSQAAYADIKYLWNLSRYTPDRDMRSRVIGGFGKEKFVDLFQQIWIAAQKEDVFDSAVLYPWKNLRNSLSIVWNCCDSSLAVCEQITVSGLLPKMLESLKEVSATKNFLENDRKLYYIKALFGILHNCVRNYSDCHAVLINSNGIECLHSFTNCSHPMVKAKSLIIISYLADEEQNEVISASLDTLTFIVNILQESLTSVDHFAAKYGMNAVEVLKGLNNIAHNDTNKVKLVACGILPCLRSLLASESNMEKTLAATGIWTLSFARENKTILKEDQECIKGLQNLARCEEKSVSHAARGALWEIFHDQQVSLDPDLEANTPHVMISYQWDAQDIMIKVKDRLRQAGFKVWMDVEHMSGSTLEAMALAVEKAAVVLICMSDKYKQSPSCRTESEYIFRLRKDIIPLRLQSKFVPDGWLGMLVGSRLYFDFSQVEMVDKQMAKLLRELGSRGKIRSTSIHDLGDGMYTSSSGSSLLTDSLSQSINCWTRKEVADWLSATGFDHVKERFSDFDGGLLFEMKKLQKNAPEFFYANLKSEIGLKFCDILRFSRALSML, encoded by the exons ATGCTTGATTGCTGTGCAACAGCTTGTGGTCTCCCAAAACCACGG TTCTGCCCCTGGAAAAGGATGATGAGTCGACGTCTCCCCTCTCAGGACAGCTTTGATGATGACCTTGGCTCTGGGTCAAATACAGCAGCAGAGAGCCGGCGAGGAACTGCATCTCCAGCACTTCCCACCGCAGAGAGCATGGTGCAGAAACTGTCTCAGACTCTTTCCAAACTTCGAGTGAGTGAGGACTATCTTTCTCAGGCTGCCTACGCGGACATTAAATATCTGTGGAATTTGTCACGATACACGCCTGACAGAGACATGAGGTCAAGAGTCATTGGAGGATTTGGCAAAGAAAAGTTTGTAGATTTGTTCCAGCAAATCTGGATAGCTGCACAGAAGGAGGACGTCTTTGATTCTGCTGTGTTGTACCCATGGAAGAACTTGCGGAATTCTTTGTCGATTGTCTGGAATTGCTGTGACAGCTCCTTGGCAGTGTGTGAACAAATCACTGTGTCTGGCCTTCTGCCTAAGATGCTAGAGTCTTTGAAGGAGGTCTCAGCAACAAAGAACTTCTTAGAAAATGACCGAAAACTATATTATATCAAAGCATTGTTTGGAATTTTGCACAACTGTGTTCGAAATTATTCTGATTGTCATGCCGTTCTTATCAACTCAAATGGAATAGAATGTCTACATAGTTTTACTAATTGTTCCCATCCAATGGTAAAGGCAAAGTCTCTCATCATCATATCATACTTGGCGGATGAGgaacaaaatgaagtgataagtGCAAGTTTGGACACACtgacatttatagtgaatattttgCAAGAGAGTTTGACATCAGTGGATCACTTCGCTGCCAAATATGGCATGAACGCTGTGGAGGTTCTGAAAGGTTTGAACAACATCGCTCACAATGACACTAACAAGGTGAAACTTGTTGCTTGTGGCATTTTGCCCTGTCTCCGATCTCTTCTGGCATCCGAATCCAACATGGAAAAAACACTGGCGGCAACAGGAATATGGACTCTCTCATTTGCCAGAGAAAATAAAACTATTTTGAAAGAGGATCAAGAGTGTATAAAAG GTCTGCAGAATCTTGCAAGGTGTGAAGAGAAGTCAGTCAGCCATGCAGCAAGAGGGGCATTATGGGAAATATTCCATGACCAACAGGTGTCACTAGATCCAG ACCTTGAGGCCAACACACCACATGTGATGATCAGTTACCAATGGGATGCCCAGGATATCATGATAAAGGTCAAGGACAGACTGAGGCAAGCTGGCTTCAAAGTCTGGATGGATGTGGAACATATGA GTGGGTCAACCCTAGAGGCCATGGCGCTGGCGGTGGAGAAGGCAGCAGTGGTCCTCATCTGTATGTCTGACAAGTATAAGCAGAGTCCCAGTTGCAGGACCG AATCAGAATACATCTTTCGTCTGCGAAAGGATATAATTCCACTCCGTCTGCAGTCAAAGTTCGTGCCAGATGGCTGGCTGGGAATGCTTGTTGGGTCAAGGTTGTATTTTGACTTTAGCCAGGTAGAAATGGTCGACAAACAGATGGCAAAACTTCTCCGTGAGCTGGGGAGCCGAGGCAAAATCCGATCCACCAGCATTCATGACTTAGGAGATG GTATGTACACATCATCCAGTGGCTCAAGTCTGCTGACTGACTCTCTCAGCCAATCAATAAATTGCTGGACAAGGAAGGAAGTTGCTGATTGGCTGTCAGCCACAGGGTTTGACCATGTGAAAGAAAG GTTCTCAGATTTTGATGGAGGCTTACTTTTTGAGATGaagaaattacaaaaaaatgcACCAGAGTTCTTCTACGCAAACCTCAAGTCAGAAATTGGACTAaaattctgtgatattctaagATTCTCCAGAGCTTTGTCTATGCTGTGA
- the LOC137298249 gene encoding uncharacterized protein isoform X2: MMSRRLPSQDSFDDDLGSGSNTAAESRRGTASPALPTAESMVQKLSQTLSKLRVSEDYLSQAAYADIKYLWNLSRYTPDRDMRSRVIGGFGKEKFVDLFQQIWIAAQKEDVFDSAVLYPWKNLRNSLSIVWNCCDSSLAVCEQITVSGLLPKMLESLKEVSATKNFLENDRKLYYIKALFGILHNCVRNYSDCHAVLINSNGIECLHSFTNCSHPMVKAKSLIIISYLADEEQNEVISASLDTLTFIVNILQESLTSVDHFAAKYGMNAVEVLKGLNNIAHNDTNKVKLVACGILPCLRSLLASESNMEKTLAATGIWTLSFARENKTILKEDQECIKGLQNLARCEEKSVSHAARGALWEIFHDQQVSLDPDLEANTPHVMISYQWDAQDIMIKVKDRLRQAGFKVWMDVEHMSGSTLEAMALAVEKAAVVLICMSDKYKQSPSCRTESEYIFRLRKDIIPLRLQSKFVPDGWLGMLVGSRLYFDFSQVEMVDKQMAKLLRELGSRGKIRSTSIHDLGDGMYTSSSGSSLLTDSLSQSINCWTRKEVADWLSATGFDHVKERFSDFDGGLLFEMKKLQKNAPEFFYANLKSEIGLKFCDILRFSRALSML; this comes from the exons ATGATGAGTCGACGTCTCCCCTCTCAGGACAGCTTTGATGATGACCTTGGCTCTGGGTCAAATACAGCAGCAGAGAGCCGGCGAGGAACTGCATCTCCAGCACTTCCCACCGCAGAGAGCATGGTGCAGAAACTGTCTCAGACTCTTTCCAAACTTCGAGTGAGTGAGGACTATCTTTCTCAGGCTGCCTACGCGGACATTAAATATCTGTGGAATTTGTCACGATACACGCCTGACAGAGACATGAGGTCAAGAGTCATTGGAGGATTTGGCAAAGAAAAGTTTGTAGATTTGTTCCAGCAAATCTGGATAGCTGCACAGAAGGAGGACGTCTTTGATTCTGCTGTGTTGTACCCATGGAAGAACTTGCGGAATTCTTTGTCGATTGTCTGGAATTGCTGTGACAGCTCCTTGGCAGTGTGTGAACAAATCACTGTGTCTGGCCTTCTGCCTAAGATGCTAGAGTCTTTGAAGGAGGTCTCAGCAACAAAGAACTTCTTAGAAAATGACCGAAAACTATATTATATCAAAGCATTGTTTGGAATTTTGCACAACTGTGTTCGAAATTATTCTGATTGTCATGCCGTTCTTATCAACTCAAATGGAATAGAATGTCTACATAGTTTTACTAATTGTTCCCATCCAATGGTAAAGGCAAAGTCTCTCATCATCATATCATACTTGGCGGATGAGgaacaaaatgaagtgataagtGCAAGTTTGGACACACtgacatttatagtgaatattttgCAAGAGAGTTTGACATCAGTGGATCACTTCGCTGCCAAATATGGCATGAACGCTGTGGAGGTTCTGAAAGGTTTGAACAACATCGCTCACAATGACACTAACAAGGTGAAACTTGTTGCTTGTGGCATTTTGCCCTGTCTCCGATCTCTTCTGGCATCCGAATCCAACATGGAAAAAACACTGGCGGCAACAGGAATATGGACTCTCTCATTTGCCAGAGAAAATAAAACTATTTTGAAAGAGGATCAAGAGTGTATAAAAG GTCTGCAGAATCTTGCAAGGTGTGAAGAGAAGTCAGTCAGCCATGCAGCAAGAGGGGCATTATGGGAAATATTCCATGACCAACAGGTGTCACTAGATCCAG ACCTTGAGGCCAACACACCACATGTGATGATCAGTTACCAATGGGATGCCCAGGATATCATGATAAAGGTCAAGGACAGACTGAGGCAAGCTGGCTTCAAAGTCTGGATGGATGTGGAACATATGA GTGGGTCAACCCTAGAGGCCATGGCGCTGGCGGTGGAGAAGGCAGCAGTGGTCCTCATCTGTATGTCTGACAAGTATAAGCAGAGTCCCAGTTGCAGGACCG AATCAGAATACATCTTTCGTCTGCGAAAGGATATAATTCCACTCCGTCTGCAGTCAAAGTTCGTGCCAGATGGCTGGCTGGGAATGCTTGTTGGGTCAAGGTTGTATTTTGACTTTAGCCAGGTAGAAATGGTCGACAAACAGATGGCAAAACTTCTCCGTGAGCTGGGGAGCCGAGGCAAAATCCGATCCACCAGCATTCATGACTTAGGAGATG GTATGTACACATCATCCAGTGGCTCAAGTCTGCTGACTGACTCTCTCAGCCAATCAATAAATTGCTGGACAAGGAAGGAAGTTGCTGATTGGCTGTCAGCCACAGGGTTTGACCATGTGAAAGAAAG GTTCTCAGATTTTGATGGAGGCTTACTTTTTGAGATGaagaaattacaaaaaaatgcACCAGAGTTCTTCTACGCAAACCTCAAGTCAGAAATTGGACTAaaattctgtgatattctaagATTCTCCAGAGCTTTGTCTATGCTGTGA